A window of the Mesoplasma florum L1 genome harbors these coding sequences:
- a CDS encoding hsp90 protein, which yields MRDTYDIVFDHKDNKHFNQDLSNLIKRSSNNNFEKWLFKDKQLENFSPITIVNEKNEIIAALGILKFDVFISGEKCSAVQVGNFFIKEAFIEEKLEEILIEAAIYKYSNLVDILISYCGVKDEEVLIKSGFERKQEYLFFLPWNNREKQESSKIIKLDLSLAHDFELVKEAILHSSKQSSILDTKGDSLVKFHNIQKHFEDDLWYIPSLQTVVCFRIKNGIFDFIGSFSSHNIDLEELLKIIVPNGIKRVDFGFMPDIKEGIHITKTDTFVKTGLDIHSCLYLKEVTTGLKDKKFMFPLLSRQK from the coding sequence ATGAGAGACACTTATGATATTGTTTTTGATCACAAAGATAATAAACACTTCAACCAGGATTTAAGCAACTTAATCAAAAGATCATCAAATAATAATTTTGAAAAATGATTGTTCAAAGATAAACAATTAGAAAATTTTTCACCTATCACAATCGTTAATGAAAAAAATGAAATAATAGCAGCATTAGGTATTTTGAAATTTGATGTTTTTATTAGTGGAGAAAAATGTAGCGCAGTTCAAGTTGGAAATTTCTTTATTAAAGAAGCTTTCATTGAAGAAAAACTTGAAGAGATTTTAATTGAAGCAGCTATTTATAAATATTCAAATTTAGTTGATATTTTAATTTCTTATTGTGGAGTAAAAGATGAAGAGGTTTTAATAAAATCTGGTTTTGAAAGAAAACAAGAATATTTATTTTTCTTACCTTGAAATAATAGAGAAAAACAAGAATCTTCAAAAATCATCAAACTTGATTTATCTTTAGCACATGATTTTGAATTAGTTAAGGAAGCTATTTTACACTCAAGTAAACAATCAAGTATATTAGATACAAAAGGCGATAGCTTAGTTAAATTTCATAATATTCAAAAACACTTTGAAGACGACTTGTGATATATACCTTCATTACAAACAGTTGTTTGTTTTAGAATTAAAAATGGTATATTTGATTTCATTGGATCATTTTCTTCACACAACATTGATTTAGAAGAGCTTTTAAAAATAATAGTTCCAAATGGTATAAAAAGAGTTGATTTTGGTTTTATGCCAGATATTAAAGAAGGTATTCACATAACTAAAACAGATACTTTTGTTAAAACAGGTTTAGATATACACTCATGTTTATATTTAAAAGAAGTAACAACAGGATTAAAAGATAAGAAATTCATGTTCCCACTTCTTTCAAGACAAAAATAA
- the cls gene encoding cardiolipin synthase produces MKKPFVATASLIAMFSIGGALYVAINLCLNFFIPTPLPFIFFISATHIVSMVWAIVVLCNRKRRIETRIRWAIFIIVIPFFGIMSYIFLGRVYKYNKNKNYLYNKNSVSVLQPKVQYDIENLKEIERLNPEFKRSFMMTFEQQREGIYANTEIEYLKSGNEYFSNLLNDIKNAKEYVMINCYIISEGEFLSKLTSLLVEKMSEGVRVYIIYDFLGSYGRFTTSKKRLIQEGANLIAYSPIHFPFLKWNANYRDHRKDISIDGQIGYLGGVNISDEYINKSGVFGFWNDSAIRINGEGVQEIEAIFQKDWNFYVTKKQKKIEKLEPKFGKAIRKRYTTDEFIQIVSDGPNHDRPICLELLLNLIHSAQNRIWLKSPYFIPPPEIINALCNAASTGLDVRILLPGRSDKFLLLEVSKQWTKKMFENGVKIYSMNDTFIHEKAYIFDEAISFTGSSNLDYRALFCDQQTMALIRSNNMNKKIEEKMIHDMDKSFEYKFMPNKDLPLWKRAIVKVYNIMAPLL; encoded by the coding sequence ATGAAAAAACCGTTTGTAGCGACAGCTTCTTTAATTGCAATGTTCAGTATTGGAGGCGCTTTATATGTTGCAATCAATTTATGTTTAAACTTCTTTATACCTACACCATTGCCGTTTATTTTTTTTATATCAGCAACTCACATAGTTTCAATGGTATGAGCAATTGTTGTTTTATGTAATAGAAAACGAAGAATTGAAACTAGAATTAGATGAGCAATATTTATAATAGTAATTCCATTTTTTGGTATTATGTCTTACATATTTTTAGGTAGGGTTTACAAATATAATAAAAATAAGAATTATTTATATAACAAAAACTCAGTTAGTGTTCTACAACCAAAAGTACAATATGACATTGAAAATCTAAAAGAAATTGAAAGACTAAATCCAGAGTTTAAGAGATCATTTATGATGACTTTTGAACAACAAAGAGAAGGTATTTATGCAAATACTGAAATAGAATATTTAAAATCAGGAAATGAATATTTTTCAAATTTATTAAATGATATAAAAAATGCTAAAGAGTATGTAATGATTAATTGTTACATCATTTCTGAAGGTGAATTTTTGAGTAAACTAACAAGCTTACTAGTTGAAAAAATGAGTGAAGGTGTTAGAGTATACATAATTTATGATTTCTTAGGAAGTTATGGAAGATTTACAACAAGTAAAAAAAGATTAATTCAAGAGGGTGCAAACTTAATTGCTTACTCACCGATACATTTCCCATTTTTAAAATGAAATGCAAATTATAGAGATCACAGAAAAGATATTTCAATTGACGGCCAAATAGGATATTTAGGTGGAGTTAACATTTCAGATGAATACATAAATAAAAGTGGAGTTTTTGGTTTCTGAAACGATTCAGCAATAAGAATTAATGGCGAAGGAGTTCAAGAAATTGAAGCAATATTCCAAAAAGACTGAAATTTTTATGTAACTAAAAAACAAAAGAAAATTGAAAAATTAGAACCTAAATTTGGTAAAGCAATCAGAAAACGTTATACAACTGATGAATTTATTCAGATTGTTTCTGATGGACCAAATCATGACAGACCTATTTGCTTAGAACTATTATTAAATTTAATTCATTCAGCGCAAAATAGAATTTGACTAAAGTCTCCTTACTTTATACCACCCCCAGAAATTATAAATGCGTTATGTAATGCTGCATCTACTGGATTGGATGTTCGTATTTTATTACCAGGAAGATCAGACAAATTTTTATTGTTAGAAGTTTCTAAACAATGAACTAAAAAAATGTTTGAAAACGGCGTTAAAATATATTCAATGAATGATACTTTTATACATGAAAAAGCTTATATTTTTGATGAAGCTATATCATTTACTGGAAGTTCTAATCTTGACTATAGAGCTCTATTTTGCGATCAACAAACTATGGCTCTAATAAGATCAAATAATATGAACAAAAAGATTGAAGAGAAAATGATTCATGACATGGATAAATCATTTGAATATAAATTTATGCCAAACAAAGATTTACCATTGTGAAAAAGAGCTATTGTTAAAGTCTATAATATTATGGCCCCACTTTTATAA
- the rpsG gene encoding 30S ribosomal protein S7 encodes MRKNRAEKRDVLADPIYNSKLVTRAINKIMLDGKRGTAQTIIYDAFDIIKEKTGEEPIEIFNKAIENIKPHLELKVRRIGGANYQVPVEVSDERQVTLALRWLINYARLRNEKVMTVKLANEIIDASNNMGGSVKKREDTHKMAEANKAFAHYRW; translated from the coding sequence ATGCGTAAAAATAGAGCAGAAAAAAGAGATGTTTTAGCAGATCCAATTTATAACTCAAAATTAGTTACTCGTGCTATCAACAAAATTATGTTAGATGGTAAGAGAGGAACAGCTCAAACAATTATTTATGATGCATTTGACATTATCAAAGAAAAAACTGGTGAAGAGCCAATTGAAATTTTTAACAAAGCTATTGAAAACATCAAACCGCACTTAGAATTAAAAGTTCGTCGTATTGGGGGAGCTAACTACCAAGTGCCAGTTGAAGTTTCAGATGAAAGACAAGTTACATTAGCTTTACGTTGATTAATTAACTATGCAAGATTAAGAAATGAAAAAGTTATGACTGTTAAGTTAGCTAACGAAATTATTGATGCATCAAACAACATGGGTGGATCAGTTAAAAAACGTGAAGATACACATAAAATGGCAGAAGCTAATAAAGCATTTGCACACTACCGTTGATAA
- a CDS encoding glucose PTS transporter subunit IIA — MEIKIYAPVDCEVKSLSECSDETFSKKLLGDGLLIIPKKNKFYSPFLEAKTIMIFETKHAYGFDIEGINVLIHCGLDTVKLGGKPFKTNLEIDKKIRLGDEIFEVDLKMVNAEKISTETPIVFDQPIEILNSVKGNFKQGDLICTIKVLEEQIVKADPNKMTNKDFEEFFNAENKYQKEARILNELVGGPKNYRDVYNCMTRLRFLVKDKEIVNEEKIRTLSLVKSTIWQGDELQVVIGQDVYKLKDEVIAQNEFANSVVASQTNENNEKQSRGAQFIRMFASIMVKTIPVLVGCAIVQAIVGILVQINVMPDIVITAQASGNQVLLKDAAIGWIILFIMAKTTTVFGTIAIAISTAQYFKFDVIIAASIALILSTPLMFLDGGSGGMGHEWIVIDFGDLNTGNPVLDGISKVKIAAMTNKMFVVIGATIAAKYLNDWIKTWIPISLELMFRPFLLVMVIVPTSFFILLPVWNVIETLAGTLMYWIGQAPLGIGVGFYIGIWQVAVIFGIHMGLIIVGILDSIQRGGAGIFMIMGISVWAQVGALVGVILVTQNSKLKKDAIHMLPAGCLGITEPILYGISLPKKRPLIAGCIAAFFAGAYCNAVGVTARAGTGFGIFEFIGFFSSPTMGGTAELSNISNGLLYISGAAIALALGTVFSLLIYIERPNEKSSISKSANALLKFIKVKDNLTDEEIQILKSQIKEMKAVVNKDTVKQIKKIEKQIQKVVSVDSKIETLTENEYKHEQQIYKKGKKAISKNDLQTSKKLVNEFNSLSYKAKIDKLKIERDELKAKIDFKTLDKIIEPKQKEIDNLLSQISKQYNLKEEIVEIKNNYWNDLNSLKIAYDFENPKNINISLKQLTKSLKKNKKAVKTI, encoded by the coding sequence ATGGAAATAAAAATTTATGCTCCAGTGGACTGTGAAGTTAAATCTTTAAGTGAATGTAGTGATGAAACTTTTTCTAAAAAATTACTTGGTGATGGTTTATTAATTATCCCAAAGAAAAATAAGTTTTATTCACCATTTTTAGAAGCTAAAACAATAATGATTTTCGAAACAAAACATGCATATGGTTTTGATATTGAAGGTATAAACGTTTTAATTCACTGTGGGTTAGATACTGTTAAATTAGGTGGTAAACCTTTTAAAACAAATTTAGAAATTGACAAAAAAATAAGATTAGGTGATGAAATTTTTGAAGTTGATTTAAAAATGGTGAATGCAGAAAAAATTTCAACAGAAACTCCAATTGTTTTTGATCAACCAATTGAAATTTTAAATTCTGTAAAAGGTAATTTTAAGCAAGGAGATCTTATTTGTACAATAAAAGTACTAGAAGAACAAATTGTAAAAGCAGATCCAAATAAAATGACTAATAAAGATTTTGAAGAATTTTTTAATGCTGAAAATAAATATCAAAAAGAAGCAAGAATTCTTAATGAACTTGTTGGAGGACCAAAAAATTATAGAGACGTTTATAATTGTATGACACGTTTGAGATTTTTGGTTAAAGATAAAGAAATTGTTAATGAAGAAAAAATAAGAACTTTGTCACTAGTTAAAAGTACAATTTGACAAGGTGATGAATTGCAAGTTGTAATTGGACAAGATGTATATAAATTAAAAGATGAAGTTATAGCTCAAAATGAATTTGCTAATTCAGTAGTTGCTTCTCAAACAAATGAAAATAATGAGAAACAAAGCAGGGGAGCACAATTTATAAGAATGTTTGCTTCAATAATGGTAAAAACTATACCAGTATTAGTAGGGTGTGCTATTGTTCAAGCCATTGTGGGTATTTTAGTTCAAATAAATGTTATGCCCGATATTGTTATTACAGCGCAAGCGAGTGGCAATCAGGTCTTACTAAAAGATGCAGCTATTGGATGAATTATATTATTTATTATGGCAAAAACAACAACAGTTTTTGGAACAATAGCTATTGCAATAAGTACAGCTCAGTACTTTAAATTTGATGTTATTATAGCCGCATCAATTGCATTGATCTTATCAACTCCATTAATGTTCTTAGATGGTGGTTCAGGTGGAATGGGTCATGAATGAATAGTTATTGACTTCGGAGATTTAAACACAGGTAACCCTGTTTTAGATGGAATATCTAAAGTTAAGATAGCTGCAATGACTAATAAAATGTTTGTCGTTATTGGGGCTACAATAGCTGCCAAATATTTAAATGATTGAATTAAAACATGAATTCCAATTTCATTAGAATTAATGTTTAGACCTTTCTTATTAGTTATGGTAATAGTTCCAACTTCATTTTTCATATTATTACCAGTATGAAATGTTATTGAAACATTAGCTGGAACACTAATGTATTGAATTGGTCAAGCTCCATTAGGAATTGGGGTAGGTTTCTATATTGGAATATGACAAGTTGCTGTAATTTTTGGAATTCACATGGGGCTTATAATTGTAGGTATTTTAGATAGTATTCAAAGAGGTGGAGCAGGTATATTCATGATAATGGGTATTTCTGTTTGAGCTCAAGTTGGAGCTTTAGTGGGTGTTATTTTAGTAACACAAAATTCAAAACTTAAAAAAGATGCAATTCATATGTTGCCTGCAGGATGTTTAGGAATTACTGAACCTATTTTATATGGTATAAGCTTACCTAAAAAACGTCCTTTAATAGCAGGATGTATAGCTGCATTCTTCGCTGGAGCTTATTGTAATGCCGTTGGTGTAACAGCAAGAGCCGGAACAGGATTTGGAATATTTGAATTTATTGGTTTCTTTTCTTCACCAACAATGGGTGGAACAGCTGAATTATCAAACATTTCAAACGGACTTTTATATATTTCAGGTGCCGCTATAGCATTAGCTTTAGGAACTGTATTTAGTTTACTAATTTATATTGAAAGACCAAATGAAAAATCATCTATTTCTAAATCAGCAAATGCTTTGTTAAAATTCATTAAAGTTAAAGATAATTTAACAGACGAAGAAATTCAAATTTTAAAATCTCAAATTAAAGAAATGAAAGCTGTTGTAAATAAAGACACAGTTAAACAAATTAAAAAAATTGAAAAACAAATTCAAAAAGTTGTTTCTGTTGATTCAAAAATTGAAACACTAACTGAAAATGAATATAAACATGAGCAACAAATTTATAAAAAAGGTAAAAAAGCAATAAGTAAAAATGATTTACAAACTTCAAAAAAATTAGTTAATGAATTTAATAGCCTTTCTTATAAAGCAAAAATAGATAAATTAAAAATTGAGCGTGATGAATTGAAAGCAAAAATTGATTTCAAAACACTTGATAAAATAATTGAACCTAAACAAAAAGAAATTGATAATTTATTATCACAAATCAGTAAACAATATAATTTAAAAGAAGAAATAGTTGAAATTAAAAATAACTATTGAAACGATTTAAATTCATTAAAAATTGCATATGACTTTGAAAACCCTAAAAACATAAATATTTCTCTAAAACAACTTACAAAAAGTTTAAAGAAAAATAAAAAAGCGGTTAAAACGATTTAA
- the fusA gene encoding elongation factor G, which produces MPREFSLENTRNLGIMAHIDAGKTTTTERILFHTGKIHKIGETHEGASQMDWMAQEQERGITITSAATTAFWKNNRFNIIDTPGHVDFTVEVERSLRVLDGAVAVLDGQSGVEPQTETVWRQATTYRVPRIVFVNKMDKTGADFIYSVKSIGDRLGAKAAPIQLPIGAEDNFTGIIDLVEMKAYEFDGKAEEIAKEIEIPADLKDQAEILRSELVEAAVEYDEELMMKFLDGEEITIPELKQAIRKGVIGAEFFPVLAGSAFKNKGVKLLLDAVVDYLPSPLDVPSIKGVLPNGEEAERHADDNEPFSALAFKVMTDPFVGKLTFFRVYSGILTKGSYVLNSTKGDKERVGRILQMHANNRNEIEEVYAGDIAAAVGLKNTTTGDTLVDEKHEIILESMVFPEPVIQLALEPKTKADQEKMGLALSKLAEEDPTFRTYTDEETGQTIIAGMGELHLDIIVDRMRREFKVETNVGAPQVSYRETIKLPAKAEGKYVKQSGGRGSYGHVVIEFEPNVDKGFEWVDKITGGRVSKEYINAARVGLENALTNGVVAGYPMIDVKATIVDGSMHDVDSNEMAYKIAASFALKEACKKMNPVILEPIMNVEVTVPDEYYGDVMGNISSKRGLIEGSEQRGNAQTIKSKVPLTEMFGYATELRSFTQGRGNYTMIFSHYAEAPRSIAEEIIKKSGK; this is translated from the coding sequence ATGCCAAGAGAATTTAGTTTAGAAAATACTCGTAACCTTGGAATTATGGCTCACATTGATGCTGGGAAAACTACTACAACAGAACGTATTTTATTCCACACAGGTAAAATTCATAAAATTGGTGAAACTCATGAAGGGGCTTCACAAATGGACTGAATGGCACAAGAGCAAGAACGTGGTATTACAATTACTTCAGCTGCAACAACTGCATTCTGAAAAAATAACCGTTTCAACATAATTGATACTCCAGGTCACGTTGACTTCACTGTTGAAGTTGAACGTTCATTACGTGTTCTTGATGGAGCTGTAGCAGTTCTTGATGGACAATCAGGAGTTGAACCTCAAACTGAAACTGTTTGAAGACAAGCAACTACTTATAGAGTTCCTCGTATTGTTTTTGTTAACAAAATGGATAAAACTGGAGCAGATTTCATCTATTCAGTTAAATCAATCGGGGATCGTTTAGGAGCCAAAGCTGCTCCAATTCAATTACCAATCGGTGCTGAAGATAACTTCACAGGAATAATCGATTTAGTTGAAATGAAAGCTTACGAATTTGACGGAAAAGCTGAAGAAATTGCTAAAGAAATTGAAATTCCTGCAGATTTAAAAGATCAAGCAGAAATTTTAAGAAGCGAATTAGTTGAAGCCGCTGTTGAATACGATGAAGAATTAATGATGAAATTCTTAGATGGTGAAGAAATCACTATTCCTGAATTAAAACAAGCAATCCGTAAAGGGGTTATTGGTGCAGAATTCTTCCCAGTTTTAGCTGGATCAGCTTTCAAAAACAAAGGTGTTAAATTATTATTAGACGCAGTTGTTGATTATTTACCTTCACCATTAGACGTTCCTTCAATTAAAGGTGTTTTACCAAATGGTGAAGAAGCAGAAAGACATGCAGATGACAATGAACCATTCTCAGCTTTAGCTTTCAAAGTTATGACTGACCCATTCGTTGGTAAATTAACATTCTTTAGAGTTTACTCAGGTATTCTTACAAAAGGAAGTTATGTATTGAACTCAACAAAAGGTGATAAAGAACGTGTAGGACGTATTTTACAAATGCACGCAAACAACCGTAACGAAATTGAAGAAGTTTATGCTGGAGATATTGCAGCTGCTGTTGGATTAAAAAATACTACAACAGGTGATACTTTAGTTGATGAAAAACATGAAATTATTTTAGAATCAATGGTATTCCCAGAACCAGTTATCCAATTAGCTTTAGAACCAAAAACTAAAGCGGATCAAGAAAAAATGGGATTAGCATTATCAAAATTAGCAGAAGAAGATCCAACTTTCAGAACATATACTGATGAAGAAACTGGACAAACTATTATTGCTGGTATGGGTGAATTACACTTAGATATTATTGTTGACCGTATGAGACGTGAATTCAAAGTTGAAACAAATGTTGGAGCACCTCAAGTATCATACCGTGAAACAATTAAATTACCAGCAAAAGCTGAAGGTAAATATGTTAAACAATCAGGAGGACGTGGGTCATATGGTCACGTTGTTATTGAATTCGAACCAAACGTTGATAAAGGGTTTGAATGAGTTGACAAAATTACTGGAGGACGTGTTTCTAAAGAATACATCAATGCTGCACGTGTTGGTTTAGAAAACGCACTTACAAACGGGGTTGTTGCTGGATACCCAATGATCGATGTTAAAGCAACAATCGTTGATGGATCAATGCACGACGTTGACTCAAACGAAATGGCTTATAAAATCGCTGCATCATTTGCTTTAAAAGAAGCATGTAAAAAAATGAATCCAGTTATCTTAGAACCAATCATGAACGTTGAAGTAACTGTTCCGGATGAATACTATGGAGATGTAATGGGTAACATTTCATCAAAACGTGGATTAATCGAAGGATCAGAACAAAGAGGAAACGCACAAACAATTAAATCTAAAGTTCCTCTAACAGAAATGTTTGGTTATGCAACAGAATTAAGATCATTCACACAAGGACGTGGAAACTACACTATGATTTTCAGTCACTATGCTGAAGCACCTAGATCTATTGCAGAAGAAATTATTAAAAAATCAGGTAAGTAG
- the tuf gene encoding elongation factor Tu: MAKEAFDRSLPHVNIGTIGHVDHGKTTLTAAITKVLADKGGAEFKDYANIDNAPEERERGITINTSHVEYKTENRHYAHVDCPGHADYVKNMITGAAQMDGGILVVAATDGPMPQTREHILLSRQVGVPKIVVFLNKCDMVDDEEMIDLVEMEVRDLLSAYDFDGDGAPVIRGSALGALNGEAKWVAAIEELMAAVDEYIPTPTRDSDKTFLMPVEDVFTITGRGTVATGRVERGTIKVNEEVEIVGLVEEAKKTVVTGLEMFRKLLDFAEAGDNVGALLRGVDRESIERGQVLAKPGTIKPHTKLQASVYALTTEEGGRQKPFFNKYRPQFYFRTTDVTGEVILPAGTDMVMPGDNVEMTVELIKPIAVEDGTKFSIREGGRTIGAGTVISVQ; the protein is encoded by the coding sequence ATGGCAAAAGAAGCTTTTGACCGTAGTTTACCTCACGTTAACATTGGTACTATTGGACACGTTGACCACGGTAAAACTACATTAACTGCTGCTATTACTAAAGTTTTAGCAGATAAAGGTGGAGCAGAATTTAAAGATTACGCAAATATCGATAACGCTCCAGAAGAAAGAGAACGTGGAATTACAATTAATACTTCACACGTTGAATATAAAACAGAAAACAGACACTACGCACACGTAGACTGTCCAGGACACGCCGATTATGTTAAAAACATGATTACAGGTGCTGCTCAAATGGATGGTGGGATCTTAGTTGTTGCTGCAACTGATGGACCTATGCCTCAAACTCGTGAACACATCTTATTATCAAGACAAGTTGGAGTTCCAAAAATTGTTGTTTTCTTAAACAAATGTGACATGGTTGATGATGAAGAAATGATCGACTTAGTTGAAATGGAAGTTAGAGACTTATTATCAGCTTACGACTTCGATGGAGACGGAGCACCAGTTATCCGTGGATCAGCTTTAGGAGCTTTAAACGGAGAAGCTAAATGAGTTGCTGCTATTGAAGAATTAATGGCTGCAGTTGATGAATACATCCCAACTCCAACTCGTGATTCAGATAAAACATTCTTAATGCCTGTTGAAGACGTTTTCACAATTACAGGACGTGGAACTGTTGCTACAGGACGTGTTGAACGTGGAACAATTAAAGTTAACGAAGAAGTTGAAATCGTTGGATTAGTTGAAGAAGCTAAAAAAACTGTTGTTACTGGATTAGAAATGTTCAGAAAATTATTAGATTTTGCTGAAGCTGGAGACAACGTTGGAGCATTACTACGTGGTGTTGATAGAGAAAGTATTGAACGTGGACAAGTTTTAGCTAAACCTGGAACTATTAAACCTCATACTAAATTACAAGCATCAGTTTATGCTTTAACTACTGAAGAAGGTGGACGTCAAAAACCATTCTTTAACAAATACCGTCCTCAATTCTACTTCCGTACAACTGATGTTACTGGTGAAGTAATCTTACCTGCAGGAACAGACATGGTTATGCCTGGAGATAACGTTGAAATGACAGTTGAATTAATTAAACCAATTGCCGTTGAAGATGGAACAAAATTCTCAATCCGTGAAGGTGGAAGAACTATTGGTGCTGGAACAGTTATTTCAGTTCAATAA
- a CDS encoding L-threonylcarbamoyladenylate synthase, which yields MLSKDLIIKATNALIENEIIILPTDTIYGLSAIWNFENEKRINNIKNANEEKPLIVLISNIEQLSILGIEKNEFVDLLFNESTTVIFKTKSNNKTIAVRLIIRDDIKKIIEKTGPIFSTSVNLHGEQPINEKDELINFDRSINVYFDKVITNIKPSKIYNSITNIWVR from the coding sequence ATGTTAAGTAAAGATCTAATAATTAAAGCTACAAATGCTCTTATAGAAAATGAAATTATTATTTTACCAACTGATACTATCTATGGATTATCAGCGATTTGAAATTTTGAAAATGAAAAAAGAATAAATAATATAAAAAATGCAAACGAAGAAAAACCTTTAATTGTTTTAATATCAAACATAGAACAGCTAAGCATTTTGGGCATTGAAAAAAATGAATTTGTAGATTTATTGTTCAATGAAAGTACAACAGTTATTTTTAAAACAAAAAGTAATAATAAAACTATAGCAGTTAGATTAATAATTAGAGATGATATAAAAAAAATTATTGAAAAAACTGGACCGATATTTTCTACAAGTGTTAATTTACATGGAGAGCAACCAATAAATGAGAAAGACGAATTAATTAATTTTGATAGATCAATTAATGTTTATTTTGATAAAGTTATTACAAACATTAAACCATCAAAAATTTATAATTCTATAACAAATATATGAGTACGATAA
- the rpsL gene encoding 30S ribosomal protein S12, translated as MPTINQLVKTNRKAKTWKTKAPALNRGVNSLKKKVTKVSAPQKRGVCTRVATMTPKKPNSALRKYARVRLTNGMEVNAYIPGEGHNLQEHSVVLIRGGRVKDLPGVRYHIIRGTLDTQAVNNRKQSRSLYGAKRPKK; from the coding sequence ATGCCAACAATCAATCAATTAGTTAAAACAAACCGTAAAGCTAAAACTTGAAAAACTAAAGCGCCTGCTTTAAACAGAGGGGTAAACTCATTGAAAAAGAAAGTAACTAAAGTTTCTGCACCTCAAAAAAGAGGAGTATGTACTCGTGTTGCTACAATGACACCTAAAAAACCCAACTCTGCGTTACGTAAATACGCTCGTGTTAGATTAACAAACGGAATGGAAGTTAATGCATATATCCCAGGAGAAGGACATAACCTTCAAGAACACTCAGTTGTTTTAATTCGTGGGGGACGTGTAAAAGACTTACCAGGGGTACGTTACCACATTATTCGTGGAACATTAGATACTCAAGCAGTTAACAACCGTAAACAATCTCGTTCTTTATATGGAGCGAAAAGACCTAAAAAATAG